A window of Thermodesulfobacteriota bacterium contains these coding sequences:
- a CDS encoding MazG nucleotide pyrophosphohydrolase domain-containing protein yields the protein MDDFRKLVEIMARLRAEGGCEWDRAQTHETLRQYLVEETHEVVDAIRRRDPELLCEELGDLLLQILFHARIAGERGDFDIHDVIASITDKMIRRHPHVFGNARADDPEAVAPQWE from the coding sequence ATGGACGACTTCCGGAAACTCGTAGAGATCATGGCGCGCCTCCGGGCGGAGGGCGGGTGCGAGTGGGACCGCGCCCAGACCCACGAGACGCTGCGGCAATACCTCGTCGAGGAAACCCACGAAGTCGTCGACGCGATCCGTCGGAGGGACCCGGAGCTTCTCTGCGAGGAGCTGGGGGACCTGCTCCTCCAGATCCTGTTCCACGCCCGGATCGCCGGCGAACGGGGAGATTTCGACATTCACGATGTCATAGCATCCATTACCGACAAGATGATCCGCAGGCACCCGCATGTTTTCGGCAACGCCCGGGCCGACGATCCGGAAGCCGTTGCCCCCCAATGGGAG
- a CDS encoding tetratricopeptide repeat protein, producing MARFVIMLFLACLPMTGWASEPFAGYPAKVREDALLLIDAAEPGKEELLERKVQALRKSMLEHAIVSINEVPDRLFDRARRAGWEDRAEKVLRTTTRVAPFSVALWAWLVRHDLATLRITRFFMDLEGLSEALRLYGPSLLGCASWSLLFLVASASWFAVWVSISLLLKAQPALTSDLARLLKKLPRQALFAFALFLAVSLSPLLAGVGLGVASVFWLFLSAGYLRRREAAAAAVAVLFLGSAVPFGGALQAFAKYTGETRQGGWLGGEGYFPRDWPESVPAAGLPIDESRWYEMRRFARARAEMQAGNYPAADALWTEWIRDAAEPSEGYNNRGIVRYRLGKPAEALADFEAAMARSPRGGPAYWNSYQLYLQTFRLEEAAKVQETAWGSLRDLALFDYRAEEMTHGELVPSPLRMRGGWKELFALRWDWVRDGLDGAVQRFLFRPLAGGWTPPFLAAALLWMLLWKALGGKIWTHNSCRSCGTCTLVVGGPDFTDICNQCRAQVGGGIRSGEEREHRLLTITMHRRYVKACSVFVPGAGAIWAGKTLPVLLYGLLLSMVLGVVTVSASATADVPALISDMLGGLMMVAVPALVLLWIAGIAWSWHSFSKLQAMYNIIPRR from the coding sequence ATGGCGCGGTTCGTTATCATGCTGTTTCTCGCCTGCCTTCCGATGACGGGATGGGCCTCCGAGCCGTTCGCCGGCTATCCGGCGAAGGTCCGCGAAGACGCGTTGCTCCTCATCGACGCGGCGGAGCCGGGGAAGGAGGAGCTGCTGGAGCGGAAGGTCCAGGCGCTCCGGAAATCGATGCTCGAGCACGCGATCGTGTCCATCAACGAGGTCCCGGACCGGCTGTTCGACCGCGCCCGCCGTGCGGGGTGGGAAGACCGGGCGGAAAAGGTGCTCCGGACCACGACCCGCGTCGCGCCGTTCTCCGTTGCGTTGTGGGCCTGGCTGGTCCGGCACGACCTGGCGACCCTGCGGATCACCCGGTTTTTCATGGACCTGGAAGGGCTGAGCGAGGCGCTTCGCCTCTACGGGCCGAGCCTGCTCGGGTGCGCCTCGTGGTCGCTCCTTTTCCTTGTCGCATCGGCCTCCTGGTTCGCGGTCTGGGTCTCGATCTCCCTCCTGCTCAAGGCGCAGCCTGCGCTCACGTCGGACCTGGCGCGGCTCCTGAAAAAATTACCCCGTCAGGCCCTTTTCGCGTTCGCCCTGTTCCTTGCTGTCTCCCTTTCGCCGCTTCTCGCGGGGGTCGGCCTCGGAGTGGCCTCGGTGTTCTGGCTCTTCCTTTCCGCCGGTTACCTCCGGCGGCGGGAAGCCGCGGCGGCTGCCGTCGCCGTCCTGTTCCTCGGCTCGGCCGTCCCGTTCGGAGGAGCGCTCCAGGCGTTCGCGAAATATACGGGGGAGACGCGCCAGGGCGGATGGCTCGGGGGCGAAGGATATTTCCCGCGGGATTGGCCGGAGAGCGTACCGGCCGCCGGGCTCCCGATCGACGAATCCCGCTGGTACGAGATGAGGCGGTTCGCCCGGGCGAGGGCCGAGATGCAGGCGGGGAACTACCCGGCCGCCGACGCGTTATGGACCGAGTGGATCCGGGACGCGGCGGAGCCGTCGGAGGGGTATAACAACCGGGGGATCGTCCGGTACCGGCTCGGCAAACCCGCGGAGGCGCTGGCCGATTTCGAGGCGGCGATGGCGAGGAGCCCCCGGGGTGGCCCCGCGTACTGGAACTCGTACCAGCTCTACCTGCAGACGTTCCGCCTCGAAGAAGCGGCGAAGGTCCAGGAAACCGCGTGGGGGAGCCTGCGCGACCTTGCGCTTTTCGACTACCGCGCGGAGGAGATGACGCACGGGGAGCTCGTGCCATCCCCCCTCCGGATGCGGGGGGGGTGGAAGGAGCTGTTCGCCCTGCGGTGGGACTGGGTCCGCGACGGGCTGGACGGGGCGGTGCAACGCTTCCTTTTCCGCCCGCTGGCGGGAGGCTGGACTCCGCCGTTCCTTGCCGCCGCGCTGCTCTGGATGCTGCTCTGGAAGGCGCTGGGAGGAAAGATCTGGACGCACAACAGCTGCCGGTCGTGCGGCACCTGCACATTGGTCGTCGGAGGGCCGGATTTCACGGACATCTGCAACCAGTGCCGCGCGCAGGTCGGCGGAGGGATCCGGTCCGGCGAGGAGCGGGAGCACAGGCTCCTGACCATCACTATGCACCGCCGCTACGTGAAGGCCTGCTCCGTCTTCGTTCCGGGGGCGGGTGCAATCTGGGCGGGGAAGACGCTGCCCGTTCTGCTGTACGGCCTGCTCCTTTCCATGGTCCTGGGCGTCGTCACCGTTTCCGCAAGCGCGACCGCCGACGTGCCCGCCCTGATCTCGGACATGCTCGGAGGGCTGATGATGGTGGCGGTCCCCGCCCTTGTCCTCCTCTGGATCGCCGGGATCGCCTGGAGCTGGCACTCGTTCTCGAAACTTCAGGCAATGTATAACATCATTCCGAGGAGGTAG